In Excalfactoria chinensis isolate bCotChi1 chromosome 3, bCotChi1.hap2, whole genome shotgun sequence, one DNA window encodes the following:
- the FABP7 gene encoding fatty acid-binding protein, brain encodes MRDGEAVVVFLGTPTPTAMVEAFCATWKLADSHNFDEYMKALGVGFAMRQVGNVTKPTVIISSEGDKVVIKTQSTFKNTEISFKLGEEFDEATPDDRNCKSVVTLDGDKLVHVQKWDGKETNFVREIKDGRMVMTLTFGDVVAVRHYEKA; translated from the exons ATGCGGGACGGTGAGGCGGTAGTAGTGTTTCTCGGTACTCCGACACCTACTGCCATGGTTGAGGCTTTTTGCGCGACGTGGAAGCTGGCTGACAGCCACAACTTTGACGAATACATGAAGGCGCTGG GAGTGGGGTTTGCGATGCGGCAGGTGGGGAACGTGACTAAGCCCACGGTGATCATCAGCAGCGAGGGGGACAAAGTTGTGATCAAGACTCAGAGCActttcaaaaacacagaaatcagcTTTAAACTCGGCGAGGAATTCGATGAAGCTACCCCCGACGACAGAAACTGCAAA TCAGTCGTGACCCTGGATGGAGACAAGCTTGTGCATGTACAGAAATGGGATGGCAAAGAGACAAACTTtgtaagagaaataaaggaTGGCAGAATGGTAATG ACTCTTACCTTTGGTGATGTGGTAGCTGTTCGCCACTATGAGAAAGCATAG
- the PKIB gene encoding cAMP-dependent protein kinase inhibitor beta, which translates to MTDVEPLVTDFAASGRAGRRNALPDILGSPAGAGTSDLPHKLAEMSVSEDEGAEGGEVSSSKALLESQEAEGKSSNS; encoded by the exons ATGACTGATGTGGAGCCCCTGGTGACAGACTTCGCAGCATCGGGCCGGGCAGGCCGCCGGAATGCCTTACCTGACATCCTGGGCTCTCCTGCTGGTGCCGGGACCTCAGACTTGCCACACAAACTGGCCGAGATGTCCGTTTCAGAAG ATGAAGGAGCAGAGGGTGGAGAAGTATCATCATCCAAAGCCTTGCTGGAAAGTCaagaagcagagggaaagaGCAGCAATTCCTAA